In Thiovibrio frasassiensis, one DNA window encodes the following:
- a CDS encoding DUF1015 domain-containing protein — protein sequence MALIAPFRALRYNPAKIQNMEEVVTPPYDVINNEAQAAFAARNPYNMIHLDLSKNVNAEQLTESRYHQAKETFAKWQEEGVLVRDNEPTIYVYHTNYGLPSGERRTRKGLLCLVQLAEFAEGIVKPHEKTFSGVTSDRLSLLDTCHAQFSPIFSLYPDAQGQIMTLLEGACSPEPLASVTDHDGCLHTIWGVTDPAVLAQVRALFTDKSLYIADGHHRYTTALQFRTLMRERLGEVAADSPYNHTMMYLCGMEDPGLSVLPTHRLVRMPEAVKLIDLMARLAQSFSIEEVMDGSRETLVTEVLSRMSENSGAATMFGLYHPQEDRCLLLTLREGVIDEALGAKQPAALRELDVVILSDLIIEGLLQLDHDRCVKEGLVDYYSDSDTGLDVAVKEGESRSDRSPLLFLMNPTLVSQVKRVADEGLVMPHKSTYFYPKLLTGLLLNKIVPQEKVPY from the coding sequence ATGGCTTTGATTGCGCCCTTTCGCGCCCTTCGTTACAACCCTGCCAAGATCCAGAACATGGAAGAGGTGGTCACCCCGCCCTATGACGTGATCAATAATGAGGCCCAGGCCGCCTTTGCCGCCAGGAATCCCTACAACATGATCCATCTGGATCTGAGCAAGAACGTCAACGCCGAGCAGTTGACCGAAAGCCGGTACCATCAGGCCAAGGAAACCTTTGCCAAGTGGCAGGAGGAAGGGGTGCTGGTCCGCGACAACGAGCCGACCATTTACGTGTATCATACCAATTACGGACTGCCCTCGGGCGAGCGGCGTACCCGCAAGGGGCTGCTCTGTCTGGTGCAGCTGGCCGAGTTTGCCGAGGGGATCGTCAAGCCCCACGAGAAGACCTTTTCCGGCGTCACCTCCGACCGGCTCAGCCTGCTGGACACCTGCCATGCCCAGTTCAGCCCGATCTTTTCCCTGTATCCCGATGCCCAGGGGCAGATCATGACCCTGCTGGAAGGGGCTTGCTCTCCGGAGCCGTTGGCCAGCGTCACCGATCACGACGGCTGCCTCCATACCATCTGGGGGGTGACTGACCCGGCGGTCCTGGCCCAGGTCCGCGCCCTGTTTACGGATAAATCGCTCTACATTGCCGACGGCCACCACCGCTATACCACCGCCCTCCAGTTCCGTACCCTGATGCGGGAGCGGCTGGGCGAGGTTGCCGCGGACAGCCCGTATAATCACACGATGATGTATCTCTGCGGCATGGAAGATCCCGGCCTTTCCGTGCTCCCCACCCACCGTTTGGTGCGGATGCCCGAGGCGGTAAAATTGATTGACCTGATGGCAAGGCTTGCGCAGAGCTTTTCCATCGAGGAGGTTATGGACGGCTCCCGCGAGACCCTGGTGACCGAGGTGCTCTCCCGCATGTCTGAGAACTCCGGGGCGGCCACGATGTTTGGCCTGTATCACCCCCAGGAGGACCGCTGTCTGCTCCTGACCCTGCGGGAGGGCGTGATCGACGAGGCGCTCGGCGCCAAACAGCCCGCAGCCTTGCGCGAACTGGATGTGGTGATCCTCTCCGACCTCATTATCGAGGGGCTGTTGCAGCTTGATCATGATCGCTGCGTCAAGGAAGGCTTGGTGGATTATTACAGCGATTCCGATACCGGCCTCGATGTCGCGGTGAAGGAGGGCGAGAGCCGGAGCGACCGCAGCCCGCTGCTGTTTCTCATGAACCCCACCCTGGTTTCCCAGGTCAAACGGGTGGCGGACGAGGGGCTGGTCATGCCGCACAAGTCCACCTATTTTTACCCGAAACTGCTCACCGGGCTCTTGCTCAATAAGATCGTGCCCCAAGAAAAAGTTCCTTACTGA
- the queD gene encoding 6-carboxytetrahydropterin synthase QueD: protein MYDIFTRTHFSSGHHLRNYPGNCERPHGHNWHVEVTVRATELDELGMGIDFKALKKAVNVIMEDLDHRDLNEHPAFQNKNPSSENIAAYIFETLKDSLTCDRYRPYSVTVCETENCCVTYREG from the coding sequence ATGTACGATATCTTCACCCGCACCCATTTTTCCTCCGGCCACCATCTGCGCAACTATCCCGGCAACTGCGAGCGGCCGCACGGCCACAACTGGCATGTGGAGGTAACCGTCCGCGCCACCGAGCTCGACGAGCTGGGCATGGGCATCGACTTCAAGGCCCTGAAAAAGGCGGTGAACGTGATCATGGAGGATCTGGACCACCGCGATCTCAACGAGCATCCGGCCTTCCAAAACAAAAATCCCTCCTCGGAAAACATCGCCGCCTATATCTTCGAAACCCTCAAGGATTCGCTGACCTGTGATCGCTACCGGCCCTACAGCGTCACGGTCTGCGAAACAGAGAACTGCTGCGTGACCTACCGTGAGGGGTGA
- a CDS encoding radical SAM protein → MRGEPPLQLSEVFYSIQGESSFAGYPCLFFRLSGCNLRCSYCDAKYTYEEPASLTTIEALLAEAAKYPNALIEITGGEPLLQEAVYPLMDALLAAGRTVLLETNGSLSIGRVPQAVIKIVDLKCPDSGMTEKMDLSNLELLTPQDELKFVLSSRPDYDWAKGMISEHRLAARAKLILSPVIDALAPAQLAQWLMDDGLPARLQLQLHTLLWPGMKRGV, encoded by the coding sequence GTGAGGGGTGAGCCGCCCCTGCAGCTTTCCGAGGTTTTTTACAGCATCCAGGGGGAGTCGTCCTTTGCGGGCTACCCCTGCCTTTTCTTCCGGCTCTCCGGCTGCAACCTGCGCTGCTCTTACTGCGACGCCAAGTACACCTACGAAGAACCGGCCAGCCTCACAACCATTGAGGCTCTGCTCGCCGAGGCGGCCAAATACCCCAACGCTCTGATCGAGATCACCGGCGGCGAGCCGTTATTGCAAGAAGCGGTCTATCCCCTCATGGACGCACTGCTTGCCGCGGGCCGCACCGTGCTGCTGGAAACCAACGGCAGCCTCTCCATTGGTCGGGTGCCGCAGGCGGTGATCAAAATCGTCGATCTCAAATGCCCGGACAGCGGGATGACCGAGAAGATGGATCTCTCCAACCTCGAGCTGCTCACCCCCCAGGACGAGCTCAAATTCGTGCTCAGCTCCCGCCCCGATTACGACTGGGCCAAGGGGATGATCAGCGAACACCGCTTGGCCGCAAGGGCCAAGCTGATCCTCTCCCCGGTGATCGACGCCCTTGCCCCCGCCCAACTGGCCCAGTGGCTGATGGACGACGGGCTCCCGGCCCGGCTCCAGCTCCAGCTCCACACCCTGCTCTGGCCGGGAATGAAGCGGGGGGTGTGA
- a CDS encoding pyridoxamine 5'-phosphate oxidase family protein, with protein MKMQDYFENTPGRGVLATAGSDGKVDAAIYSTPHVQEDGSVAFIMRERLSHRNVQENPHATFLFVEEGTSSRGVRLFLKKTKEETDAEKIKSMMRRHLSAAEDKAHGPTFLVTFDIEKILPLLGDDPSKIPFA; from the coding sequence ATGAAGATGCAAGATTATTTTGAAAACACCCCCGGCCGCGGAGTATTGGCCACGGCCGGCAGTGACGGCAAAGTCGATGCGGCAATCTACAGCACCCCCCATGTTCAGGAGGACGGCTCCGTCGCCTTTATCATGCGCGAAAGGCTTTCCCACCGGAATGTGCAGGAAAACCCCCATGCCACCTTCCTTTTCGTCGAAGAAGGAACAAGCTCCCGCGGGGTCCGTCTTTTCCTGAAAAAAACCAAAGAAGAAACCGATGCCGAAAAAATCAAGAGCATGATGCGAAGACACCTCTCCGCCGCGGAAGATAAGGCACACGGACCGACCTTTCTGGTCACTTTCGACATTGAGAAAATCCTGCCGCTGCTCGGGGACGACCCGTCCAAGATCCCTTTTGCCTGA
- a CDS encoding SDR family oxidoreductase codes for MADPCKVLITGATGYIGRRLKDRLLNHPELALRLLVRNRHKVRPEVLARVEVVEGDTFSPEALAAALSGIEVAFYLIHSMGSGQDFAERDRQSAVNFRDACIAAGVKRLVYLGGLGVKESASRHLLSRIETGELLSARPESLQTIWFRAGIIIGAGSASFEIIYNLLQKLPLMVTPKWVTTRTQPVAVDDVLAYLEAAIAVKVQGDLVVDIGGEAMSFREMMLRAAKVMGLRRLLLPVPVLSPRLSSFWLILFTPIPYRMAAALVEGLKSETVIQNDHAQRHFPEITPRSYESAVQAAIAELEQDLVISRWCDSSTEPFCDILHQDNPGAPILRDRREIPLHGLDRSLVYAAIKGIGGAEGWGAYNLLWQIRGFLDKLSGGYGLNRGRRQQKELRMGDALDFWKVADLKENKRVLLVAQMKVPGKAWLEFDIQDDRLVQTAHFHPRGLLGRVYWYAVLPFHELVFKNLAEKIVAQAANKSVAPRG; via the coding sequence ATGGCCGACCCCTGCAAGGTTTTGATCACCGGCGCCACCGGCTACATCGGCCGGCGTCTGAAGGACAGGCTGCTGAACCACCCGGAACTAGCCCTCCGGCTGCTGGTGCGCAACCGGCACAAGGTGCGGCCCGAGGTGCTCGCCAGGGTTGAGGTGGTGGAGGGCGACACCTTCAGCCCCGAGGCCTTGGCCGCAGCCCTTTCCGGCATCGAGGTCGCCTTCTACCTCATCCACTCCATGGGCTCGGGCCAGGATTTTGCAGAGCGCGACCGGCAAAGCGCCGTCAATTTCCGCGACGCCTGCATCGCAGCCGGGGTGAAGCGGCTCGTCTACCTGGGAGGGTTGGGGGTCAAGGAAAGCGCCAGCCGCCATCTCCTGAGCCGGATCGAAACCGGGGAACTCCTCAGTGCCCGCCCGGAAAGCTTGCAAACCATCTGGTTTCGGGCCGGGATCATCATCGGAGCGGGCAGCGCCAGCTTCGAGATCATCTACAACCTGCTCCAAAAACTGCCCCTCATGGTAACCCCGAAATGGGTCACCACCCGCACCCAGCCGGTGGCGGTGGACGACGTGCTCGCCTATCTGGAAGCGGCCATCGCCGTAAAGGTCCAAGGCGATCTGGTGGTGGACATCGGCGGCGAAGCCATGAGCTTTCGGGAGATGATGCTCCGGGCCGCCAAGGTCATGGGGCTGCGAAGGTTGCTCCTGCCGGTGCCGGTGCTGAGCCCGCGCCTCTCCTCCTTCTGGCTGATCCTCTTTACCCCCATCCCCTACCGCATGGCCGCCGCCCTGGTGGAGGGGCTCAAATCGGAAACCGTTATTCAGAACGACCATGCCCAACGCCATTTCCCCGAGATAACGCCCCGCAGCTATGAAAGCGCGGTGCAGGCCGCCATCGCTGAGCTGGAGCAGGACCTGGTCATCAGCCGCTGGTGCGACAGCTCCACGGAGCCGTTCTGCGACATCCTGCACCAGGACAACCCCGGCGCCCCCATCCTGCGGGACCGGAGGGAGATCCCCCTGCACGGGCTGGACCGATCCCTGGTCTACGCGGCAATCAAGGGGATCGGCGGCGCCGAAGGCTGGGGCGCCTACAATCTGCTCTGGCAGATTCGGGGTTTTTTGGACAAGCTGAGCGGCGGCTATGGCCTGAACCGCGGGAGGAGGCAGCAGAAGGAACTGCGGATGGGGGATGCCCTTGATTTCTGGAAGGTGGCCGATCTCAAGGAAAACAAACGGGTTCTGCTTGTGGCCCAGATGAAGGTGCCGGGCAAGGCCTGGCTTGAGTTCGACATCCAGGACGACCGGCTGGTGCAGACCGCCCATTTTCATCCGCGCGGGTTGCTGGGCAGAGTGTACTGGTATGCGGTCCTGCCCTTTCACGAACTGGTGTTCAAGAATCTTGCCGAAAAAATCGTGGCGCAAGCCGCCAACAAGAGCGTCGCCCCCCGGGGCTGA
- a CDS encoding hemerythrin domain-containing protein: MQARGPLMIEHRLIERMLAVIQDALVEAGESKKIDPVFVDIAVDFVQTYADRAHHGKEEDILFRDLKTKGLSEADQRVMDELIEEHVFGRITTKALVEANTRYRNGDSSALEEIVRCLHTLVDFYPKHIEKEDTVFFPASRAYFSEAEDQAMLDEFWEFDRKMIHEKYKAVVDGLAGK; encoded by the coding sequence ATGCAAGCACGCGGACCGCTCATGATAGAGCACCGGCTCATTGAACGGATGCTCGCCGTAATTCAGGACGCCCTGGTAGAGGCAGGGGAAAGCAAGAAAATCGACCCCGTGTTTGTTGACATTGCGGTTGATTTTGTCCAAACCTATGCCGACCGCGCCCACCACGGGAAGGAAGAGGATATCCTGTTTCGGGACTTGAAGACAAAGGGGCTGTCAGAGGCGGACCAACGGGTCATGGACGAACTGATTGAAGAGCATGTGTTCGGCAGGATTACAACCAAGGCGTTGGTCGAGGCAAATACCCGCTATCGAAACGGGGACTCCTCTGCCCTGGAAGAGATTGTCAGGTGTTTGCACACCCTGGTGGATTTTTATCCCAAGCATATCGAAAAAGAGGATACGGTGTTTTTCCCCGCCTCCCGTGCGTATTTTTCCGAAGCCGAGGACCAGGCGATGCTGGACGAATTCTGGGAGTTCGACCGGAAAATGATCCACGAAAAGTACAAGGCCGTGGTCGATGGCCTGGCCGGGAAATAG
- a CDS encoding PAS domain-containing sensor histidine kinase — protein MNENLCPSETSQQPRCSRVEIENLSQAIGGNRQLLDVLNAFPGFVLVLNHTRQIVFANQAFLHFLGAASLAEVLGKKPGDALACERAVQSVLGCGTTVFCSTCGAAKATPPLLLHQPENGDAQECRIRQAGSGKSFDFRVQTAPFPGGNDNLYLFFLTDISHEKRRRALERIFFHDVANIATGMVGMSRTLCQKELDEEKKRQFQDVLHRYAHRLADEVEAQSALAAAENNDLHLQGEPCASLALLEEVVAFYNNIDNGRTSRVEISADAVASEFFTDPRLLHRILINMTKNAIEASPPEAMIRIGCEQAENGLDFWVHNHGCMPEKIQLQIFQRSFSTKGAGRGLGTYSIKLLGERYLKGKVSFTSSPENGTTFRFRCPRNIKAASS, from the coding sequence ATGAACGAAAACCTCTGTCCTTCCGAAACATCCCAGCAGCCGCGCTGCTCACGGGTTGAAATCGAAAACCTGAGCCAAGCCATCGGCGGCAACCGTCAACTGCTGGACGTTCTGAATGCCTTCCCCGGCTTTGTCCTGGTTCTCAATCATACCCGGCAAATCGTTTTTGCCAACCAGGCTTTTCTGCATTTTCTTGGCGCCGCATCCCTTGCCGAGGTGCTGGGGAAAAAACCCGGGGACGCCCTGGCTTGCGAGCGTGCCGTGCAAAGCGTTCTGGGCTGCGGCACCACCGTCTTCTGTTCCACCTGCGGCGCGGCCAAAGCCACTCCCCCGCTTCTCCTGCACCAGCCGGAAAACGGCGATGCCCAGGAATGCCGGATCAGGCAGGCGGGCAGCGGCAAGTCCTTTGACTTCCGGGTGCAGACCGCGCCTTTTCCCGGCGGAAACGACAATCTCTATCTCTTTTTTCTCACCGATATCTCCCATGAAAAAAGGCGGCGGGCCCTGGAGCGCATCTTCTTCCACGATGTGGCCAATATTGCCACCGGCATGGTGGGCATGAGCCGGACCCTCTGCCAGAAAGAACTGGATGAGGAAAAAAAGAGGCAGTTTCAGGATGTTCTGCACCGCTATGCGCATCGGCTGGCCGATGAGGTCGAGGCGCAATCCGCCCTGGCCGCGGCGGAGAACAACGACCTACACCTGCAGGGCGAACCCTGCGCTAGCCTTGCCCTGCTTGAGGAGGTGGTTGCCTTTTACAACAATATCGACAACGGCCGGACCAGCAGGGTGGAAATCAGCGCCGATGCCGTGGCATCGGAATTTTTCACCGACCCGCGCCTCCTGCACCGCATCCTGATCAACATGACCAAGAATGCCATTGAGGCCTCCCCCCCGGAGGCCATGATCCGCATCGGCTGCGAGCAGGCCGAAAACGGCCTGGACTTCTGGGTCCATAACCACGGCTGCATGCCCGAAAAAATACAATTGCAGATCTTCCAGCGCTCCTTCTCCACCAAGGGGGCGGGGCGGGGTTTGGGCACCTACAGCATCAAGCTGCTGGGCGAACGCTACCTGAAAGGCAAGGTCAGCTTCACCTCCTCGCCGGAAAACGGCACCACCTTCCGCTTCCGCTGCCCCCGCAACATCAAGGCAGCCTCTTCCTGA
- the mscL gene encoding large-conductance mechanosensitive channel protein MscL — MLKEFKEFAMRGNVVDMAIGIIIGSAFGKIVSSLVQDVIMPPIGLIMGNVDFSNLVLTLREKSETAEAITLKYGVFINTILDFTIVAFAIFMLIKQMNRLKKKEEAVIAEPTTKECPHCCSAIPLKAVRCPQCTSEL, encoded by the coding sequence ATACTGAAGGAATTCAAAGAGTTTGCCATGCGCGGCAACGTGGTGGACATGGCAATCGGCATCATCATCGGCAGCGCCTTTGGCAAGATCGTCAGCTCCCTGGTCCAGGACGTGATCATGCCGCCGATCGGCTTAATCATGGGCAATGTGGATTTTTCCAACCTGGTCCTCACCCTCAGGGAAAAAAGCGAGACCGCGGAGGCGATCACCCTCAAATACGGGGTGTTCATCAACACCATCCTGGATTTCACCATCGTGGCCTTCGCGATCTTCATGCTGATCAAGCAGATGAACCGACTCAAGAAAAAGGAGGAAGCGGTTATCGCGGAACCGACCACCAAGGAATGCCCGCACTGCTGCTCCGCCATCCCGCTCAAGGCAGTGCGTTGCCCGCAGTGCACCTCGGAGCTGTAA
- a CDS encoding DUF2939 domain-containing protein — protein sequence MNKKITNAIAALLVVLVVWFYCTPYLTVNGMRSAAEEKNAAKLSGYVDFPAVKEDLRTTFNAKLSAQLGKEKGENPFAAMGEAMAAALINPIVEALVTPESLAIMMEGDKEQAQPAGNESKSSESKPGTETSMAYEGLNRFVFTVTQKNETGEAIGLVFHREGLFSWKLAALRLPI from the coding sequence ATGAACAAAAAAATTACGAACGCTATCGCCGCACTGCTTGTCGTGCTCGTTGTATGGTTTTATTGCACCCCGTATCTCACCGTGAACGGTATGCGCTCGGCAGCCGAGGAAAAAAATGCAGCCAAGCTTTCCGGCTACGTTGATTTTCCGGCGGTAAAAGAGGACTTGAGGACAACCTTCAATGCGAAGCTCTCTGCCCAGTTGGGCAAGGAGAAGGGCGAAAATCCTTTTGCCGCCATGGGCGAAGCGATGGCCGCGGCTTTGATCAACCCGATTGTCGAGGCGTTGGTGACGCCCGAGAGTCTCGCCATTATGATGGAAGGGGATAAGGAGCAGGCGCAGCCTGCCGGGAACGAGAGCAAGTCGTCCGAGTCAAAGCCGGGTACCGAGACCTCGATGGCGTATGAGGGCTTGAATCGTTTTGTCTTTACCGTAACGCAAAAGAATGAAACCGGAGAGGCCATCGGCCTGGTCTTCCATCGCGAGGGGCTCTTTTCCTGGAAGCTCGCCGCCTTGCGCCTGCCCATTTAA
- the rlmN gene encoding 23S rRNA (adenine(2503)-C(2))-methyltransferase RlmN, translating into MKQSFYDLSYSDLEMVLGQNDLNHSAASILFNWHYKKKESSQCQEKIAKGALAFFQDNFDFSLPEIDTVHESKDRTVKFLFTLQDNHKIETVLIPFHNKYSICLSSQVGCAMNCSFCSTGKQGLKRNLTTGEIVGQFLQAWRWLAKNRVGEERILNIVFMGQGEPLHNFDGVKKACEIFLSQHGTSIGVQKITISTSGYIPGLQRWSREIPGVNLALSLHSPFEEKRSELIPINRKYPLAEVLACIDRISLSRKQFVTYEYILIKDFNDSPEDAEKLGTMLAGKSAYINLIPFNAFPGSQYKRPNLDTIEKFKEVLDTFKIPTLIRSAKGDDVLAACGQLNSEN; encoded by the coding sequence TTGAAACAATCCTTTTATGATCTGAGTTATTCTGATTTGGAAATGGTTCTCGGTCAGAATGATTTGAACCACTCGGCCGCATCAATTCTTTTTAATTGGCATTACAAGAAAAAAGAAAGTTCTCAATGCCAGGAGAAAATTGCAAAAGGCGCCTTGGCATTTTTTCAGGATAATTTCGACTTCTCTCTCCCCGAAATCGATACGGTTCATGAGTCAAAAGATCGGACCGTAAAATTTCTTTTTACGCTTCAAGACAATCACAAGATTGAGACCGTCCTTATCCCGTTTCATAATAAATATTCTATCTGTCTTTCCTCGCAGGTTGGCTGTGCGATGAATTGTTCTTTTTGCTCTACCGGAAAACAAGGTCTTAAAAGGAATTTGACCACAGGTGAGATTGTTGGCCAGTTTCTCCAGGCTTGGCGTTGGTTGGCGAAAAACAGGGTTGGAGAAGAGAGGATTTTAAATATTGTTTTTATGGGCCAGGGCGAACCGTTACATAATTTTGATGGTGTCAAAAAAGCGTGCGAAATATTCTTGTCACAACACGGCACTTCAATTGGGGTTCAAAAGATTACTATTTCCACCTCTGGTTATATCCCCGGACTTCAAAGGTGGAGTCGGGAAATCCCCGGGGTGAACCTTGCCTTGTCTCTTCATTCGCCCTTTGAAGAAAAGCGAAGCGAGCTTATTCCCATTAATCGGAAATATCCACTGGCTGAAGTGTTGGCCTGTATTGACCGGATATCTTTAAGCAGAAAACAATTTGTTACCTATGAATATATTTTGATTAAAGATTTTAATGATTCTCCTGAGGATGCTGAAAAACTGGGCACCATGCTGGCAGGGAAAAGTGCCTATATAAACCTGATTCCCTTTAACGCCTTTCCCGGATCGCAGTACAAGCGGCCGAATCTGGATACAATTGAAAAGTTTAAAGAGGTTTTGGATACGTTCAAGATCCCGACCTTAATAAGAAGTGCCAAGGGCGATGATGTCTTGGCGGCATGTGGACAACTCAATTCCGAAAATTAA
- a CDS encoding gluconeogenesis factor YvcK family protein, with product MTESLSVNELIARQAEARFGLLDLLPEGDLAEKLIALALSGPPPAPPGMATELACLTAALNATQTKDVRVVVFGGGTGLSNLIGGDSRNPLWPADPFQGLKEVFPQTRAVVCVTDDGGSTGELLKDLPLIALGDLRHVLLSSIRQAQLHQQYDLDEQEALLACREIHALFNHRFTARPASSRDLLRDAGVDLALLPQGMGQGLSHLLEALFSEPRLNLQLDRSHCLGNLLLAASILIRHDEVAGISRLAELIGANPEAVFPCTTTPARLKVLYANGVLVSGEFKSGQVRRGYPVDRVFVEYAAAPQAPPQVLAAIAEADIILFAPGSLFTSIVPILQVPGIAQAIRDNRWALKMLVANLWIQAGETDMAHDDQQKRFHVSDLLAAYHRNIPGGMEGLFAQILVLGLGDIPGSILQSYALENKVPIYLDRDKVRKMGFAPVEARLYDQADMEQRRVIQHDPASLAAAVRVMWAIRESLGKTEAKRLPGSGGGVEVLLDPHGQTASQRFGAIRKRLHALAIAPELQPVLAEIFWRHGDIPLSHLDGVAGIVLLDREEWGRNLAWDTILSFYDPRDRMIKIRKDILGEPEQFEVGLLIALGQSLLGNYAKEKRRLPVEREGESLGYEFRLRLRPETELRSFFSPEELAQFLGLVRMRQSTSDPNLYTRLVNGDEGFTPPGLLFGLTYAWYLDNRHVCHIEYKMSIDRMTSCGLIPEQKRIAGRRQAMIDFFRTVVFRYNAPQLQPSAAHALG from the coding sequence TTGACTGAATCCCTGTCCGTCAACGAGTTGATTGCCCGCCAGGCCGAGGCGCGCTTCGGTTTGCTCGATCTGCTGCCCGAGGGCGATCTGGCCGAAAAGCTCATCGCCCTGGCCCTGTCCGGCCCCCCGCCTGCCCCCCCGGGCATGGCCACGGAGCTGGCCTGTCTGACCGCCGCCCTGAACGCCACCCAGACCAAGGATGTCCGGGTGGTGGTTTTCGGCGGCGGCACCGGGCTTTCCAACCTCATCGGCGGCGACAGCCGCAATCCCCTCTGGCCCGCTGATCCCTTCCAGGGACTGAAGGAGGTTTTTCCCCAGACCCGGGCCGTGGTTTGCGTCACCGACGATGGCGGCTCCACCGGCGAGCTGCTCAAGGATCTGCCCCTCATTGCCCTGGGCGATCTCCGCCACGTGCTCCTTTCTTCCATCCGCCAGGCGCAGCTGCACCAGCAATACGATCTCGACGAGCAGGAAGCGCTCCTGGCCTGCCGGGAGATCCATGCCCTGTTCAATCACCGCTTCACTGCCCGGCCTGCTTCGTCCCGTGATCTGCTCCGCGATGCGGGCGTGGATCTGGCTTTGCTGCCCCAAGGTATGGGGCAAGGGCTTTCGCACCTGCTCGAAGCGCTGTTTTCCGAGCCCCGTTTGAACCTGCAGCTCGACCGGTCCCATTGCCTGGGTAATCTGCTCCTTGCCGCCAGTATCCTCATCCGGCATGACGAGGTGGCGGGGATCTCCCGGCTGGCGGAACTGATCGGCGCCAATCCCGAGGCGGTCTTTCCCTGCACCACCACCCCGGCCCGGCTCAAGGTGCTCTACGCCAACGGCGTGCTGGTGAGCGGCGAGTTCAAGTCGGGCCAGGTCCGGCGCGGCTATCCGGTGGACCGGGTCTTCGTGGAGTATGCCGCTGCGCCCCAGGCCCCGCCCCAGGTCCTGGCTGCCATCGCGGAGGCGGATATCATCCTCTTCGCTCCGGGCAGCCTCTTTACCAGTATCGTCCCGATCCTGCAGGTGCCGGGCATTGCCCAGGCGATCCGCGATAACCGCTGGGCGCTTAAGATGCTCGTTGCTAATCTCTGGATCCAGGCCGGGGAAACCGACATGGCCCACGACGATCAGCAAAAGCGGTTCCATGTCTCCGATCTGCTTGCCGCCTATCACCGCAACATCCCCGGCGGGATGGAGGGGTTGTTTGCCCAGATTCTCGTCCTCGGGCTGGGGGATATCCCCGGTTCTATCCTCCAGAGCTACGCCCTGGAAAACAAGGTGCCCATCTATCTCGACCGCGACAAGGTCCGAAAGATGGGTTTTGCTCCGGTGGAGGCCCGGCTGTACGATCAGGCGGATATGGAGCAGCGGCGGGTGATCCAGCATGATCCCGCCTCCCTGGCCGCGGCGGTGCGGGTGATGTGGGCGATCCGCGAATCCTTGGGGAAAACCGAAGCCAAGCGGCTTCCCGGCTCAGGCGGCGGGGTGGAGGTACTTCTCGATCCCCACGGCCAGACGGCGAGCCAGCGTTTTGGCGCGATCCGAAAACGGCTGCATGCTCTGGCCATTGCCCCGGAGCTGCAACCGGTGCTGGCCGAGATCTTCTGGCGGCACGGGGATATTCCCCTCAGCCATCTCGACGGGGTGGCGGGCATCGTTTTGCTGGATCGGGAGGAATGGGGGCGGAACCTGGCCTGGGATACCATCCTTTCGTTTTATGATCCACGGGACCGGATGATCAAGATCCGCAAGGATATCCTCGGTGAACCGGAGCAGTTTGAGGTGGGGCTGTTGATCGCCTTGGGCCAGTCATTGCTGGGCAACTATGCCAAGGAAAAACGAAGGCTGCCCGTGGAGCGGGAGGGCGAATCCTTGGGCTATGAGTTTCGCTTGCGGCTGCGGCCGGAAACGGAGTTGCGCTCTTTTTTTAGCCCGGAGGAATTGGCCCAGTTTCTCGGCCTAGTGCGGATGCGGCAGTCCACCAGCGATCCCAATCTCTATACCCGGCTGGTCAACGGCGACGAAGGGTTCACCCCGCCGGGGTTGCTCTTCGGGTTAACCTATGCCTGGTACCTGGACAACCGCCATGTCTGCCATATCGAATACAAGATGTCCATCGACCGCATGACCTCCTGCGGCCTGATCCCGGAGCAGAAACGGATCGCCGGGCGCAGACAGGCGATGATCGATTTCTTCCGCACCGTGGTCTTCCGCTACAACGCCCCGCAGTTGCAGCCTTCCGCCGCTCACGCCTTGGGCTGA